The genomic segment ctcaacgagaagcgcgacgacggcgccgaggagaagggaTTCGCCGCCAGCAAGTCCTTCGCGGCTCTCGacaaggacggcgacggcgccctcacCTACGACGAGGTCACCGAGGGCCTCAAGATGCGCGGCATCAAGATGTCCGACAACCAGATCAAGGACATgtgcgccgagctcgacgccaacggcgacggcaagaTCACCATCGAGGAGTTTGACGACTTCTGCCTCACCAAGGCGCCCCCCCCGGCtgccaaggcgaagaaggagggcTGCCTCCCTGACACCAAGGCGGGCCAGACACCGCTCCAGGCCAACCTCGAGGCCCTCTCCATCAAGCTCGGTTACATGGCCATCGCGGTGTGCCTCGGCGTgttcatcgtcggcgcctccATGGGTACCAAGGATCCCGAGGACCCGGATGTTCCCTCCTGGCTCTTCATGATCATGGTCGCCGTGacgctcaccgtcgccgccattCCCGAGGGTCTGCCCCTGTGCGTCACCATCGCGCTCTCATCCGGCTGCGCCAACATGGTCAAGGAGAACGTGCTGATGCGCAagatcgcggcggtcgagacCCTCGGGTCCGCCTCCATCATCTGCACCGACAAGACCGGCACCCTCACCGAGGGTAAGATGACCCTCGTCGCCATGTACGCGGGCAAGGTTGACTACACCGTCACCGGCAAGGGTTTCGACCCCACCGTGGGCAAGATCACCACCACCAAGGGCGATGagcccgcgaacgacgccggcggcgtgcgcgccacCCTCGGCTCCGCCGTTCTCTGCTCCAACACCACCCTCAAGCTCGAGACCGACCCCGACTCTGGCCTCGCCAAGTGGACCCCCCGCGGTAACTCCTCCGAGGctcccctcgtcgtcgcgggccaCAAGTGCGGCATCAAgctcgaggacctcgaggCGAGCCTCACCCGCGTGTACGAGATtcccttctcctcctcccgcaAGATGATGGTCACCATCACCAAGACGACCGGCGCTACCTCCCTCagccacgtcgccgcgtcgggtgAGCACACCGCGCACGTGAAGGGCGCCCCCAACTACATCATGGAGAAGTGCACGTCTTACATGGCCGCCGACGGATCCATCGTCGACTTCGacgaggctgccaaggctgAGTTCACCGCCAAGGTTGACGAGCTGTCCTCCCAGGCGCTCCGCGTGCTCGCCATCGCTACCAAGGATCTCGGTGCCAAGCTCCCctacggcgaggaggaggagaccgATGCCAAGTTTGACAAGATCGTCAACGGCCTCACCCTCTGCGGTCTTTGCGCGTCCATCGACCCCGAGCGTGACGGCGTGAAGGATTCCGTCCTTCAGTCCCGCCAggctggcgtccgcgtcgtgaTGATCACCGGTGACTACCTCAAGACAGCCATTGCCATCGCCAAGAACATCAACATCCTCAACCGCCACACCTTCACCGAGGGCAACGGCGAGGCCACCGACTGTGGAGCTCTCCGTCCCCACAAGGAGGGTGAGTACCTCTCCAACCCCGAGATTGACGCACTCACCAAGACCACCTCCGTCTTTGCCCGCGCCAAGCCTGAGGATAAGCTTGAGATTGTGAAGTCTCTCCAGCGCCAGGGTTTCGTCTGCGCGAtgaccggcgacggcgtcaacgACGCTCCCGCGCTCAACCGCGCCGACATCGGTGTCGCCATGGGTCTCGAAGGTACCGAGGTCGCCAAGGGTGCCTCCGATATGATCCTCACCGATGACAACTTCTGCTCCATCGTCAAGGCGATCGAGAAGGGCCGCACCATCTACGCGGGTATCCAGAAGTTCGTGTCCTTCATCATGTCCGTGCACTTTGCGGAGGTGCTCCAGATTTTCCTGTGCATCGTCTCCTCCATCCCCGTGATGAGGCAGCCGCTCCAGATTCTTTTCCTCATCTTGGTCACCGATCTTCCGCCTTCAATCGCGCTCGGCTTCGAGCCCGGTGAGGCGCTCACCATGaagcgcgcgccccggcccAAGACCCAGCCCATCGTCATGAACTGGATGTGGCGCGGTATCGTCGCCAACGGTCTCATCCTCACCGTGTGCATCTTCTACACCTACATGATCGCGCTCTGGGCGTACGCCGGTGCCTTCACCTCCGACGAAATCACCGATCCCACCCGCACGTCGTGCGCCATCtgggagaaggagaagatgACCCCCACCCTCAAGATTGATTGCGGCCTCTGGACTGGATGCAACACCTCCGCGgcagccggcgacgcgctctaCAACGCCGCGTGCACGACCGACTACCTCAACCAGTGGTCCTCCGTCATCGGCacgagcgtcgccgagacGGCTGAGGCTAATGCCGCCGCTGCGATCACCGGCGCCAACGGTGCTTTCTACACGCCCCACGGCAACCCCGACTGCGCCGTCTGCATCGAGGAatccatccgccgcgcgcgcaccgccacTTTCATCTCCCTCGTGTGGGCCGAGGGTGTCCGCGCCTACTGCAGCCGCTCCTTCGAGAACCCCATCTGGGTCAACATGTTCTCCAACATGAGCATGAACAAGGCTGTGTTGCTGGCGCAGGTCACCCTGATCATCGCCCTCTACCTTCCCGGCCTCAACCACGTCCTCGGCCTCTACGTCGACGAGATTCACGGCTGGGGCTGGTTCATCGCCTtccagggcgccgtcgcctgcGGTGTCGGCTGCGAGCTCTACAAGTACATCGCCAAGCAGTTTATCGTGGAGGCAGAGCTCGCCGGAtacgaggaggatgaggatggTAATGTCAAGGGCTCTGTCAAGACGGACGAGGTTGCCATCACCGTCGACAAGTAAAGACTCGGCAACGGGTTTGGGGAGAGTGTTCGCCTGAAGAGAGGGCGACGCTCTCGTAGAGAGAGTTGATAACCTAGATAAAGGGGACTCGGACCCTCATGACGTAATTCTTTCTAAGTGCTATGCAAAAGTAATGCATCGTTCCAAAGCTCATTtcttcgaggcgctcgtAGACGTTTCTAGCTAGGATCCTGACAAAGAGATGGGACTTTTTCGTGACAAACCGCAACCCTGAATCGTGAGTCAGCAGGGAAAAAGCGTCTAATTTTTCCGTCCCCCCGCGGCCTCGGGACCTCGGTGACGTCCTCCCAGCCTCCAGACGCACACTCAACAGCGCACTACAACACTTACAGGTGCGTCGGAACGGCCCCTCGCGTCCTGACACgcaacctcctcgccccgTCTGCATCCTCCTCTCCCGCCCGGAGATCGGCCCAAAGCGCGGCAAAAAGCGAACAACGGGGAGCTGAGTAGATATTTTGttcgcgatcggcgcgcgcaTTCGGGTTGCTGACGCTCTCCCTCTTCTCCAACAGAAACGACCGCGCACGCGGCTGTTTTCGCGCTTGTACAACCGCAGGTTATCAAGCTCTACCGCCGGCGCACACCCCGTGTAAGACGCGCTCCGAAAGCCATGGtggagctcaccgcgggaGAGATCCCGCCGGAACTGGGCATCAAGAA from the Micromonas commoda chromosome 8, complete sequence genome contains:
- a CDS encoding p-type ATPase superfamily (calcium ion), coding for MAAQDKRGSTLFVGEDPSVSAPLKIHEKPIEDVIAEFQTNAETGLSAAEAAKRLEEDGPNELEKPPRVSLLVLFLIQLNSVIMYLLMAAVVASAAIKATGDDKDKFLSYVDSIAISIIILINATIAAVTENSANDALEALSSLQSPMCTVIRGGEEVSIESKNMVRGDIVKLGTGDVVPADCRCIKANDFRVNEMLLTGEPEDVAKNTKIKARVPGQPEKLTADNMAFSSCNVKAGTCIGLVVATGMRTRAKKEGCLPDTKAGQTPLQANLEALSIKLGYMAIAVCLGVFIVGASMGTKDPEDPDVPSWLFMIMVAVTLTVAAIPEGLPLCVTIALSSGCANMVKENVLMRKIAAVETLGSASIICTDKTGTLTEGKMTLVAMYAGKVDYTVTGKGFDPTVGKITTTKGDEPANDAGGVRATLGSAVLCSNTTLKLETDPDSGLAKWTPRGNSSEAPLVVAGHKCGIKLEDLEASLTRVYEIPFSSSRKMMVTITKTTGATSLSHVAASGEHTAHVKGAPNYIMEKCTSYMAADGSIVDFDEAAKAEFTAKVDELSSQALRVLAIATKDLGAKLPYGEEEETDAKFDKIVNGLTLCGLCASIDPERDGVKDSVLQSRQAGVRVVMITGDYLKTAIAIAKNINILNRHTFTEGNGEATDCGALRPHKEGEYLSNPEIDALTKTTSVFARAKPEDKLEIVKSLQRQGFVCAMTGDGVNDAPALNRADIGVAMGLEGTEVAKGASDMILTDDNFCSIVKAIEKGRTIYAGIQKFVSFIMSVHFAEVLQIFLCIVSSIPVMRQPLQILFLILVTDLPPSIALGFEPGEALTMKRAPRPKTQPIVMNWMWRGIVANGLILTVCIFYTYMIALWAYAGAFTSDEITDPTRTSCAIWEKEKMTPTLKIDCGLWTGCNTSAAAGDALYNAACTTDYLNQWSSVIGTSVAETAEANAAAAITGANGAFYTPHGNPDCAVCIEESIRRARTATFISLVWAEGVRAYCSRSFENPIWVNMFSNMSMNKAVLLAQVTLIIALYLPGLNHVLGLYVDEIHGWGWFIAFQGAVACGVGCELYKYIAKQFIVEAELAGYEEDEDGNVKGSVKTDEVAITVDK